The region ATAAGCCCAAATGGCTTGCTAACTATATTTAGCCCATTGTTTGCTATTTCTCTGATTTTAGAATATTCTTGGATTAGAAAACTCTCCTTAGACTGTGAATCATGTACGGTTGCCCTATAATTTAAGGGAACTAACGAGCTAAATAAATTGAAActaaagaaatgaaaatgacaTGAAGAAAATTGAGCTGATTGATCTCCTGATTTGTTTGTTCTAAAATCTGCCTTCTTAACTAACGAATTAGTTTCTTGGTTGGATCTTCATCTTAGCACATTCACTTTGATCCTCATTGATGTACTTGGTGTGGAGACATGTCATATTTGGTAGTGTACCATTAATTAGTAAATTGATTAACAAGTTAATAATGATTACACTACGTATTAATTAGATGTTGTTTGTAATGTTGGCCCAGCTGCCTGACATAAGAAATGTTCCGAGTAACTTCGCCCCCAATAATATTATTCCAAATGTTGGTTGAAATTGGGACAGTGGATACCTTAGTGGGGCCTGACCAAGGACTCTTTGAATGTTtagtttaaagtttaaacaCAATGAACGTATAGAATATATACACCATATGGAGCCTGCCCAATTTGCCCACTTTATATTCACTATCAATTAATCTATTGTCTCACATCTCTAACTTACGCCGTTTTTTATTAAGCTATGGTTAGCGCAgccacataatttttttttttcttggcttaattgcacttttggtcccccaactatggccttcctgcgaaaatcgtccctaaacttcaaaattagcaaaactcgtccctcaactatacacacagttgcacttttggtcttccgTTAGCATTCCGTCAGAAATCTAACAGATTGGGACTAGTGACGGAGATAATCCGTCACAATTCACAATCCAGTCAccaaatttcttcatcttcctcaataTAACCACCACTCATCCTCCCCCTCCTCATTCCCCactttctccatcttcatcaacctcAATCCCTCATCCTCCCCTCCCTTCTCCTTTCATTCCTCTTCACCACTACCTCCCTCAACCATCAACACAAACTCTCCATACTGAAATTGAATTGGAGCGGATTGCTGGAGAGAAAGGGGTTTTGGGTTTTTCTTCAACACTCTTTGCAGATCCCATTTTCTCATCTCCTCATGAAATTAGAAATCCATTTCACAACCCAAAAGAAGGAGTTGCAGACCTCTCCCTCCATATCTTCATCTCATCTTTCTCACTCGCACCTCTCCCTCCACCGAACCCACACCAgcaaaccacaacccagaaccacctctccctccaccaaccccaccCCTCCCCAGAAACCCAACCGGAACCCACCCCAAACCCCACCCAGAAACTGAGCCCACAAACCCCTTCTTCCCTCTCACAATAGATCTACCATAACTGAGAAAGGAAAACCAGAGAAGAAAATccaagactttttttttttcagatctcAAACCATTGTTACAAATACAGCTTCAACCTATCATATGGTGTCTGGAGAGGGGGAGCTCGAAGCTTGTAACCCAGAAACCCgaccaaaaacccagaaactttGAAGCTTTGAACGAGAACCATGATCTacagaagaggaggaggaagaggaaacgGATTTAAGTGAGcttctttattttttcaattaaaatactattttttctcaattttattttttctttattttttaattcatttttaacggaatattctgttagttttctgacggaatgctaacggaagaccaaaagtgcaactgtgtgtatagttgagggacgagttttgctaattttaaagtttagggacgattttcgcaggaaggccatagttgggggaccaaaagtgcaattaagccttttttctttaatatatgttattttttgTTTGAGAAATAGTTGTATATTCATCTCTCTAATAAATGTTTTGATCTGAATTTAaacttatattttcatttttacaaGGTCTAGCTAACTTATTAATAGACTAATACCTTACTGGTGCAACCGCGGAAAGTTATTTAGGCCACCAATTTTTTTctaaggaagaaagaaaattatcttatttctaattaaatgttttttaaagaaagaaagaataatTAAGTAAAAGTATGTAAAAGGGTGTTAAAAAATGTGAAAGGGAAGTGTGAACCCGATCTCATTCCTctagcttattaaatatatgaaAACTATATTATTAAAAGTATGTCATGATGGAGCTCAATTAGTGTAAATTTGTATGTTAATCTTAATCTATTTTAATCCCTAAGGATGTCTTTTGAAACTATCCTTCAAGCTAGAGAACAAGATCCGTTCCATACTTTATAATATTTACGCGAATCAATTAGAGGCTGCCAAAAGAATCGCCAGGTTTTAGAAAATATTACGCGAACCATTTTCTTGGTTAATATGTCCAAAACAACCACCAATCCTTCTCCATGTCTCTTCTAtcttttttccttaaaaaattaacaaactCTCATTTTGAAAATTGTTGGGATTGGCTCATATCTTATCAGTTAGTTGAATTTGATTTAAGGGGATTGTGATATTGGGTTAGAGGGATTCTATCTTATGAGTTTAGATAAGACTTATCTTATAGGTAGACTTATCTTATAGGTTTAGATAAGACTCTATCTTATTTAATAGGTTTAGATAAGATGTTCTAAACATCTTATCTTGTAATACTAGTGTTAGTAGTGTCCTataaatagataaagtcccTAACCCCAATGTAAGTACTTCATAACACATTGAATGAAatgagctatagctactctatagttGCAGAGGTAGACTCAATTGGCCGAACTGCATTAACAAACGTTCTTGTCTCTTAATCGTTCTTGTTGTCTATTACTTCGTTGTGATATATTGTAACTCTGAGCAATTTCACGGGGGTGCCTACGctaacaattggtatcagaagACTACGATGGCGTCGACAGGAACCAAATTCGAGGTTGACAAATTCAACGGGAAGGGCAACTACGGATTGTGGAAACTTCGCGTCGAGGATTTGTTAGCGGCACAGGGATTGCAGAAGGCGTTCCGCGATGAGATACCGAGGGGAATGGAAGAGATCGATTGGAAGGAGATGAAGGCAAAGGCTGCGAGAGTGATTCATTTGTGTGTTACAGACGATATCGTGGTCCACATCCAGGATCTAAATACTCCGCAAGAGGTTTGGACTAAATTGGAGGCCAAATATCAGTCCAAGACCATGCTGAGCAAATTGTTTGCTCAGCAAAAGCTGTACAGTCTGAAGATGCAGGAGGGAGCCAATTTGGAGAACCATCTCAACCAATTCAGTGGCATAATTGCTGATTGTGCCAGGCTGGGGGTGGAGATTGTGACGCCCTGAGTTGAgaagggcgaggattgatcgccttctatgtgaagggacgcaccacacccgaacaagaggtactCCGAGACtatgtagggatggactatacagttgaggaaggcataaaagatttgattgatactactcataacaacaagttgcaacttctttttgggagcccaactcataagaactccatggttaagtgtgcttgccttggagcaatattatgatgggtgacctcctgggaagttttcacgggaagcgcgcgagtgaggacaaagcgcgctgaaaagactcgtgttgttaccgtgaggccagtcgtcagatcaggatgttacattgtggtatcagagctccggttgagaaaccagagcactaagggttttgggcttacgagtttccgaactcgtggtGTTTTGTTTGATAAATATGTTTTCAAAACTTCGcagtgagattgggtagacttgtttgctaagatgtttgaagTGTGATCTTATTTGGAGTGGAGTATCAATGCCATGATGCTTTGGCTGAAAGTTTTTACTGTTAGATGATCTCTCTGACTGAGGAACTGACGTTTGGTTGTGGTTTTATCAACAAGCAGGTTTGACATCATGCCTCCTAGATAGGACCCAACTAACGCTCAGCTCGCTCAGGCCATGGCTCAATTGGCCCAAGTGGTGGCTCAGCAGGCTAATGCTAGTGTTACGATGGCTGCTGCCCAAGCTCAGAGAGAGGCTGAAGAACATGCCAGAAGGGCGCAGAGGTTGGAACGGGAGCTGAACCAGGATCAGGTCAGGATGAGAACTGATTTCAATCGGCAGAACCCGCCAAAGTTTGAAGGGGAAGTTGAACCCGAGaaagcggatctttggatcCAAGAGCTGGAAAAGATTTTTGAAGCTTTGCACACAACTGATGGAGAGAAGGTGAATCTCGCTACCTTCATGCTGAAAGGGGATgcagagtactggtggaggagcACCCGGCTGTTGATGACGACTAACCAGGTGGCTATTACCTGGGATTCATTCAAAACAGCTTTTCTGAACAAGTACTTTCCAGAGACTGCAAGAGATGATATGGAGAACCGTTTCCTCAGactgaaacaaggaagcatgactGTTGGGGAATATGCAGCCAAGCTGGAGAGTCTGTCGAAGTACTTTCGCTTCTTCCGAGAACAAGTTGATGAAGGGTATCTCTGCAACCGTTTCATGATTGGTTTGAGGGATGAAATTGAGGAGTCCGTCAGACCTTTGGGAGTCAGAGTCTTTCAACAACTGGTTGAGAAGTCTCGCGAGGTTGAGGTCATGAAGAATCGTCGAGGGAACCGACAGGAAAGTGGAGGGCCAATCAGGTCTGGTCAGAAACAAGTTGGGAAGACTGAAAAGGGTAGGGCTGGtcagaagaagccttatcagaaTGCAACTGGTAGGACATCATCTACCAAAGTCGGAGCAAAAACTCCGAGAGAAGATGTTACTTGTTTCAAGTGTAATGAGaaagggcactatgccaatgaatGTGGGAAAGAGATTACTTGCTGGAAGTGCCAGAAGACGGGGCACATCTCGACAAACTGTCCTGATGCGCCAAAAGCTGAACCTGTGTTGAATACGGCAAGGGGGAGACGTCCAGTTGCTAAGGGACGTGTCTTTGCTGTTACTGGCAAGCAAGCTGAGGGTGTTGAAGATCTTATTCAGGGTACGTGTACTATTGCTGGTATCTCcttgatggttttgtttgattCGGGTGCTACGCACTCGTTTATATCTGATGAGTGTGCGAAGAAAATAGGGTTGCTAACCTCAGAGTTACTTTTCGATATGGTGGTGACAACCCCTGCTGCCGATCGCTTAGTTACTCGCACGGCATGCTTGAAATGTTGGTttacgaggatcggaagttccttgcaaaccttatatgtttagggcttaaagagctcgatgtgattctggggatggactggttggcgcaatatcatgttcttttggattgtgctaacaagGCCGTGGTATTTCCGGATTCAGGCGTTACGGATTATTTGAATTCGTACCATTTGAAGAAGGGTTCACCGGCGTTCGTGAACTCTatcgtggcggaagcaagaaacGATAGTGATGTACGGAACATCTCGATAGTGCAAGACTATGTGGATGTTTTTCCGGAGGATGTGCCCGGATTGCCACCAGTAAGGGAGACGGAGTTCTTCATTGACATCATGCCCGGCACGGGACCGATATCGATGGCGCCgtatcggatggcaccagcgGAATTGATGGAATTGGCAAAACAGTTGGATGATCTCTCGTCAAAGGGATTTATTCGACCGAGTGTGtctccttggggagcgccagtgttgttggtaaagaagaaggacgggaggtccaggttgtgtgtagattaccgacaactaaacaaggtgacagtgaagaatcgttatccgatgcctcggatagacgacttgatggaCCAACTTCGGGGAGcagttgttttctcgaagattgatctGAAATCAGGGTATCACCAGATTCGGGTGAAGGAGGCTGACattcagaagacggcattcagaactcgatatggacattatgaatatctcgtgatgccatttggagttactaatgcacccgcagtttttatggactacatgaaccgtgtgttcaggccattcttggacaagttcgtggtggtgttcatagacgatattctaatttactcgaagagtaaggaggaacatgaggagcattTACGTCAAGTGCTAGAGGTGTTGCGGAAGAAGGAACTCTA is a window of Lotus japonicus ecotype B-129 chromosome 5, LjGifu_v1.2 DNA encoding:
- the LOC130719688 gene encoding uncharacterized protein LOC130719688 yields the protein MAQLAQVVAQQANASVTMAAAQAQREAEEHARRAQRLERELNQDQVRMRTDFNRQNPPKFEGEVEPEKADLWIQELEKIFEALHTTDGEKVNLATFMLKGDAEYWWRSTRLLMTTNQVAITWDSFKTAFLNKYFPETARDDMENRFLRLKQGSMTVGEYAAKLESLSKYFRFFREQVDEGYLCNRFMIGLRDEIEESVRPLGVRVFQQLVEKSREVEVMKNRRGNRQESGGPIRSGQKQVGKTEKGRAGQKKPYQNATGRTSSTKVGAKTPREDVTCFKCNEKGHYANECGKEITCWKCQKTGHISTNCPDAPKAEPVLNTARGRRPVAKGRVFAVTGKQAEGVEDLIQGTCTIAGISLMGC